The following proteins come from a genomic window of Pichia kudriavzevii chromosome 1, complete sequence:
- a CDS encoding uncharacterized protein (PKUD0A01050; similar to Saccharomyces cerevisiae YML004C (GLO1); ancestral locus Anc_6.305): MADTSLLTNTTCLNVSNLEKSVNWYTDIFGVSVIKKVRNEDYESAFLALDSELHPNKGLPLSCRDGVIELRQPMNAGEVTIENGNNEPYKGFGHICFSVSDIEATQKELLEKHVEFKKKLEEGRQHNIAFVYDPDHYWIELVENEINRRDGVYDLPSNRMNHTMIRVKDPKKSLEFYCVKLGMRLFSTSDHPNAKFTNYFIGYDHDPDYLENREEKLTQFARQSVIELCHNYGTEDDSSFHYYVFNEANDNVKGFDHISISTKNLDSFVRHLQSKDVEVTTNKSDNATIHDPDGWKIEIHSYDYLSHTFYKL, encoded by the coding sequence atGGCTGACACGTCTCTACTAACAAACACCACCTGTCTCAATGTGTCGAACCTTGAGAAATCTGTCAATTGGTATACTGACATCTTTGGGGTGTCCGTTATCAAGAAAGTCAGGAACGAGGACTATGAGTCTGCCTTTTTGGCACTGGACTCAGAACTGCACCCAAACAAGGGTCTGCCTTTATCTTGCCGGGACGGCGTCATTGAACTAAGACAGCCTATGAATGCCGGCGAAGtgacaattgaaaatggcaaCAATGAGCCGTATAAGGGGTTTGGACATATATGTTTTTCCGTTTCCGACATTGAGGCAACACAGAAGGAGCTATTGGAGAAGCACGTCGAgttcaagaagaagttaGAAGAGGGCAGACAACACAACATTGCGTTTGTGTACGATCCCGACCATTATTGGATCGAGttagttgaaaatgaaatcaacagaCGGGACGGCGTCTATGATTTGCCCTCAAATAGAATGAACCACACAATGATTCGGGTGAAAGACCCAAAGAAGTCACTAGAGTTTTACTGTGTCAAGCTGGGAATGAGGCTATTTTCAACCAGTGACCATCCAAATGCAAAATTCACAAACTACTTTATTGGATATGATCACGACCCTGACTACCTGGAGAACAGGGAGGAAAAACTAACACAGTTTGCAAGACAATCCGTGATTGAACTTTGCCACAATTACGGAACAGAAGACGACAGCTCCTTCCACTACTATGTGTTTAATGAAGCAAATGACAATGTCAAGGGATTTGACCatatttccatttcaacgAAAAACTTGGACTCATTTGTCAGACATTTGCAATCCAAGGACGTTGAAGTCACAACAAACAAGTCGGACAATGCTACAATCCACGACCCAGACGGATGGAAAATCGAAATCCACTCCTACGATTACCTCTCTCA
- a CDS encoding uncharacterized protein (PKUD0A01030; similar to Saccharomyces cerevisiae YPL112C (PEX25) and YOR193W (PEX27); ancestral locus Anc_8.601) — MALQYTPPMPLNAHPSGARVVKPLQTYREPSAFEIFNACVNDLTGKDKLAKLTQYGIRLIGAVHDIHGFGNSRVKEKYRNLELVDNAVKNGDSPISNGSQLRLILSQTATVFKGHRLKRLLYLFLAYLTRKLAGLLNGLNIYRHLLRAGTVPFRVWKFANHIKHSIKILLDESKSDGQAVKLEKVLQYWTTRDMVSQMCNFWYALSDEILLIFRFGLLLRGKQGGFGFADALFSWAEDHELYSWMALIILGLQKDWNKWLHLKNEESRIILNQKVKARTRRIVGDMQRQRGNKLGSPDVDFEDYERVEEEFEYDHGYFSRLAKINHDKTTILINSVRLTCDLLFDAKYIMHWNMYRPLHVALGLASGTLGFVNCWRGQRERLVAEALAKMREQ, encoded by the coding sequence ATGGCACTTCAATACACACCTCCGATGCCTTTAAACGCCCATCCAAGCGGGGCACGGGTAGTGAAGCCTTTGCAAACGTACAGGGAGCCGTCGGCTTTTGAGATTTTCAATGCGTGTGTGAATGATCTCACAGGTAAAGACAAGCTAGCAAAGCTGACACAATATGGCATCCGTTTAATAGGAGCTGTCCATGATATCCATGGGTTTGGGAATTCCAGGGTCAAGGAGAAGTACAGGAACCTGGAATTGGTGGACAATGCCGTCAAGAACGGCGATTCCCCAATATCAAATGGCAGCCAGCTACGATTGATTTTGAGTCAAACAGCTACTGTATTCAAAGGTCACCGTTTGAAGAGACTCCTGTACTTGTTTCTTGCCTATTTGACACGTAAGTTGGCCGGCTTGCTAAATGGACTCAACATATATCGACATCTCTTACGTGCAGGCACAGTTCCATTTAGAGTTTGGAAATTTGCTAATCATATCAAACACAGCATCAAGATTTTACTAGACGAGTCGAAATCAGACGGGCAGGCAGTGAAGTTGGAAAAAGTCTTACAATACTGGACTACGAGGGATATGGTTTCACAGATGTGTAACTTCTGGTATGCGTTATCTGATGAGATTCTGCTCATTTTCCGGTTTGGTTTGTTGTTAAGGGGTAAACAGGGAGGATTTGGGTTTGCCGACGCTTTATTTTCATGGGCTGAAGACCATGAGTTGTACTCGTGGATGGCACTCATTATTCTTGGGCTGCAAAAAGATTGGAATAAGTGGCTGCACTTGAAAAACGAAGAGTCTAGGATCATTCTCAACCAAAAGGTAAAGGCCAGAACGAGGAGGATAGTTGGAGACATGCAAAGGCAGAGGGGTAACAAGTTGGGGTCACCAGATGTTGATTTCGAGGACTATGAGAGAGTCGAAGAAGAGTTTGAGTATGACCATGGCTATTTCAGCAGGCTGGCGAAAATCAACCATGataaaacaacaatattgaTAAACTCAGTAAGGTTAACTTGCGATTTGCTCTTCGATGCCAAGTACATCATGCATTGGAACATGTACAGGCCTCTCCATGTGGCGCTAGGGTTAGCGTCTGGAACACTGGGCTTTGTCAATTGCTGGAGAGGACAGCGTGAACGGCTAGTAGCTGAAGCACTAGCCAAAATGAGAGAACAATAG
- a CDS encoding uncharacterized protein (PKUD0A01020; similar to Saccharomyces cerevisiae YOR202W (HIS3); ancestral locus Anc_8.612) — MSPQKKHKLDDDRAAISSHLEHTAYIKRITNETKIQVAISLRGGDISLPSSILNKTYDRTPDAKSQTICIHTGIGFLDHMLHALAKHSGWSLIVECIGDLHIDDHHTCEDVGIALGEAFHEALTAHGPIRGVKRFGYAYAPLDEALSRAVVDLSNRPFAVVELGLKREKIGDLSCEMIPHVLESFATSARLTMHVDCLRGFNDHHRSESAFKALALAIKDSLSSTGKDDVPSTKGVLM, encoded by the coding sequence ATGTCTCCACAGAAGAAGCACAAGCTTGACGACGATCGGGCTGCAATATCTTCCCATTTGGAACATACTGCATACATCAAGAGAATTACCAATGAGACAAAGATCCAAGTGGCAATCTCCCTAAGAGGAGGGGACATATCACTGCCAAGCTCGATACTTAACAAGACCTACGATAGGACGCCGGATGCCAAATCCCAAACCATTTGTATCCATACTGGAATTGGGTTTTTGGATCATATGCTACACGCATTAGCCAAACATTCAGGGTGGTCCCTCATTGTTGAGTGCATTGGTGATTTACATATTGACGACCATCACACATGCGAAGACGTGGGCATTGCATTGGGTGAGGCGTTTCACGAGGCGCTTACGGCCCACGGTCCCATCAGAGGTGTCAAGAGATTTGGCTATGCCTATGCACCATTGGATGAGGCCCTAAGTAGggctgttgttgatttaaGTAATCGCCCGTTTGCCGTTGTAGAACTAGGtttgaaaagagaaaagattGGCGACTTGAGCTGTGAGATGATTCCCCATGTTTTAGAGAGTTTTGCAACTTCTGCAAGACTCACTATGCATGTTGATTGTTTAAGGGGGTTCAACGACCACCATCGAAGTGAGAGTGCCTTTAAAGCGCTGGCTTTGGCAATTAAagattctctttcttccaCGGGTAAGGACGACGTTCCTTCAACAAAGGGAGTCTTAATGTAA
- a CDS encoding uncharacterized protein (PKUD0A01040; Pfam Domains: Glyoxalase(7.3e-35)): MVDSSFLTNTTCLHVSNLDASLEWYIKSFGVSVIKRTQQENYKSAFIALDSDGHPSRGLSVSARSGVIELRELLGEIGKKATVYDGNQDPYKGFGHLCFSVSNIEAAQKKLLEQGVQFKKRLEDGSMNFVAFVQDPDGYWVELIENQIHKEAGVYNLQSNRMNHTMVRVKDAHKSLEFYKGVLGMKHFSTLDFPDMKFSLYFVGYEHSEGYTENKEDFTQQASRQSIIELTHNYGTENDDSFPGYYVFGKDDSAVGFDHFSVSCKDPKGVAKELKARGAAIVAETAEAFTIADPDGWRVQIHSLDYLN; encoded by the coding sequence ATGGTCGACTCTTCGTTTCTTACAAACACAACCTGTCTCCATGTCTCCAATCTAGATGCCTCTCTTGAATGGTACATCAAATCTTTTGGCGTTTCTGTCATCAAGAGAACCCAACAGGAGAACTACAAATCTGCATTCATTGCTTTGGATTCCGACGGCCATCCAAGTAGAGGTCTATCCGTGTCTGCAAGATCTGGTGTGATTGAGTTGAGAGAATTATTGGGCGAGATTGGAAAGAAGGCCACCGTTTATGATGGCAACCAGGATCCGTACAAGGGGTTTGGCCACTTGTGTTTTTCCGTTTCCAACATTGAAGCTGCACAGAAGAAGCTGCTCGAACAAGGTGtccaattcaaaaagaGATTAGAAGATGGGTCCATGAACTTTGTGGCCTTTGTGCAAGATCCAGATGGCTACTGGGtggaattgattgaaaacCAAATCCACAAGGAGGCAGGCGTTTACAATCTCCAATCCAACCGGATGAACCATACCATGGTGCGTGTAAAGGATGCACACAAGTCGTTGGAATTCTACAAGGGCGTCTTGGGGATGAAACACTTCTCCACATTGGACTTTCCCGACATGAAGTTTAGCCTCTACTTTGTCGGTTACGAGCACAGTGAAGGCTACACAGAAAACAAGGAAGATTTCACCCAACAAGCCTCCAGACAATCTATAATCGAGCTCACCCATAACTACGGAACAGAAAACGACGACTCCTTCCCTGGTTATTACGTCTTTGGCAAGGACGACTCGGCTGTTGGCTTTGACCATTTTTCCGTCTCTTGTAAGGATCCCAAGGGGGTTGCCAAGGAGTTGAAGGCCAGAGGCGCAGCAATTGTAGCCGAAACAGCAGAAGCTTTCACCATTGCAGACCCAGATGGATGGAGAGTCCAAATCCATTCGTTGGATTACTTGAACTAA